One genomic window of Xanthobacter dioxanivorans includes the following:
- the bfr gene encoding bacterioferritin, protein MKGDPKVIEYLNRGLRSELTAINQYWLHYRMLDNWGYKALAKKWRAESIEEMVHADKFTDRILFLDGFPNMQVLDPLRIGQDVKEILDADLAAELDARALYQEAATYCHSVKDYPSRDLFEELMADEEGHIDFLETQLDLVSKLGLQLYAQHHIGELDED, encoded by the coding sequence ATGAAGGGCGATCCCAAGGTCATCGAGTACCTGAACCGGGGCCTGCGCTCGGAGCTCACCGCCATCAACCAGTACTGGCTGCATTACCGCATGCTGGACAATTGGGGATACAAGGCGCTGGCGAAGAAGTGGCGTGCGGAATCCATCGAGGAGATGGTGCACGCCGACAAGTTCACCGACCGTATCCTGTTCCTCGATGGCTTCCCCAACATGCAGGTGCTCGATCCGCTGCGGATCGGCCAGGACGTCAAGGAAATCCTCGACGCCGACCTCGCCGCCGAGCTGGACGCCCGCGCCCTCTATCAGGAAGCTGCCACCTACTGCCATTCGGTGAAGGACTACCCGAGCCGCGACCTCTTCGAGGAGCTGATGGCGGACGAGGAAGGCCACATCGACTTCCTGGAAACCCAGCTCGACCTCGTCTCCAAGCTCGGACTTCAGCTTTACGCCCAGCACCACATCGGAGAGCTCGACGAGGATTGA